ATTGTGACCTAAACCTGATTAATCCCTATTAGGCGGGATAATCCTGCGAGTGAAGAAAAGGACTATATTGTACGACAACCCACTCAGAAAAGCCGGACATATCCATGCCCGGCTTCCGACTTAAATGTACGTTTATTACAGAATAGTGTACACTTCTAAAAAAATCACACCATATCTTCCACGTTCAAAACAAAAGCTCGAAGCCCTAAATTGTTATACTCATTATCAAGCTCTTTTAGGTATTTAAGTAAGAACGCGACTCTGTCATTTTCGACTATTGTAATGATAGCATTATTTACCGACGGCCATGCATGGCTGCCATAATGAGGCTCTCCGGTGTTGCTGCCTCTGCCGTAAACTTCTTTCCAGGACGAAAATCCACGAATATTCAGTTTGGACAGGTCTCTCTCGATCTGGCTGTAATGTGCCTGATCAAATATAATCAAAACTGCTTTCATTTGAATTTAGAATTTTAAAATTATGAGTCTGCTCTGAAAACCCCATTTTTTCAAATTGCTGAAAAATGAAGTTTAACCGGACAAATGTGATTGTTTTTATTAATTGAAAGTATGTTTACAATAATATACATATTGAAACATAAATTAATTATATATTGTGGCAGTTTTTGCCAAAAAAGCGCTCTTTGACTTATTCGCGTCATATAATTCACTATCCTGACGAAGTTTATCCACAACGAGCGGGAGTATGCCCATAGTTTGTGCTTGGCAAGTGACCTGTAACGGCTCTTGTCATTCGGGTAATGGTATCCTAACTGGAAAATGCTTGCTTCGACATTGTTCCTGATATTTTTTTCATCTATCGGGATATCGTCCAATTTCTTCCTCAGAGCGGCAGCCCTGAGGTTATCCTCATCGAAGTAGCGGTATTTTCCTTCTTCAGTCTTGATCCTCCATTTCCTCTGTGTTTTGTCTTTGCGGAGTTTTACCCGTTGTGCCTGTATTGTTGTTCCTGTTTTGTTGTCGGTTACTATTAAATTGATTTCATTCTGTTCGTCCAAACGGATGTCATATCTCGGTGCGGGGCCTTGCATGCCTGTGAGTATCAGCTCGATGCCATTTTTATCGCTTTGGCAATACTCCTGATTATCAGCACTGTGGTAAGCCCCGTCGGCATATACTTTCTCTATTTTGTCGGATATTATTTCCTGTGTCCGATCCAGGGCTTGTTCAAGGAAGCCGTTGTCCGGAGCCGATGCCACCGTTACCTCGGTATCGGTTATCAGGTTCAATGCCGTATCTTTGTCATCTCCCGGTTGGTCGCATGTCTCGGTGACGTTCACCGAATACCCTTTGACCTTGTTGCCGTCTTTGTCACGGTAATGGCAGTCGGTGTCATGGGGTGACTGTATGGATTTGGCGCTGACTTTCTCCTTTTCCAGAGGAACGACAGTTTTGTCCCTGCCAACCGAGTATTGTTGTTCGAAAACCGCTTTAAGGGTCTGGTAATGACCATAGTCATGCTTCTTGAAGAGCCCTATAAAACGGTACATCAGTTTGCCCAGTTCAACGAACCTGGCATCAACCTCGGCCTTTGTACTGCGGTACACCACCTTGTTGCCCGTTTCACCCTGTATGCTTTCGATAAGGGAAAACATCTCTTTGGACAGGCTCTTATTGAAGATATGTTCCTCCCTTTCATTGATAAACAGACGCAGGGTTTCATGAATCAACTCGTAACGGGAGTACCAGGCGATATTGCTGCCGACCAGTTTACTGTCCATGCGCACCTGCTTGCCGCTCACCTCAAACTCCAATAGCTGGTCACGGGTGATTTGCCCCTGGCACTTTTTGAACAGGTCTTCGCCGTGTTCCCTTGCATAGTCAACCAGATGGCGACGGAAAAGGTAGTAAGTGGATGAAACAGGCTCAGCGTCCTCTAACGACATCAGACCCAGAGCACTGCGAACAAGTAAATTGTATGCGCAGTTCTCAAACAATTGTGCGTCGCTCCATCCCTGGCCTTCCTTGAGGATCATCATACCGACCAAAATACGGATAGAGGCATTAGGAGCCCCCGTTCCATTAGAATAAAGTGGTCTGAAAATAGACTCATCCACACGCATTACAACATGGTTTCGGAACCGGTTATGCCAGGAGTCATTTTTTAGGTATTCTTTCTTCTTAGAGTCTCTGAAGTACTCCGTCGGTGATGAAAAAATGCCCAATTGAGGGTTTTCGTCCGATTTTTTGAACATATTATACAGTTTTAAGCCCTACTAAGGTAGTGAATAATAGCTATATACACAAATATTTCAAAGAACTTTTCAGGTGAAATTTACCTGATTTATAAAATTTATTGTACAAAAAATTTTAAACTAAATTATCACTCCGACTTTTCGGAGCGGACTCAATCTTAAATCTGAAATTTTTAATCAATAACTTCCACTTCGGCGCCTTCAATCAATCCGGAATTTCCCTGAACGATCACACGGTCACCGACATGTAACCCCGATACTATCTCATATTTATCGCCAATCCGGGTTCCCAGCTCTACTTTCGTATAGACGGCCTTTCCATCTTTTTCCAAAAAAACATACCGGTCGTTGGACCCGCTTTGTTTCAAGACAGCCAAATCAGTGACGAGCGGACGTTCATTGGTTCCGAAATTAAGTGTCACGCGTGAAAACATTCCCGGACGAAGACGCTGGTCGGTGTTGTTCACTTCAATCTCCACGGGAAAAGTACGTGAAGTCGGGTTAATCGTCGGATGGATCAAAGATATTTTTCCTTCGAAAGTTTCACCCTCCAACGCATCCACGACTATTGTAGCGGGCATCCCCGGAGATACTTTACTATAATATGATTCCGATACATTGATGACTATCTTGACCGGATTGATATTTTCAATCGTCAGGATCGGCATTCCGGCAACCACATCACCCGGATCATAATTACGGGCGGTCACAATTCCACTTATGGGACTTATCAACCCGGTATTTTCTCCGGTAGTATTCAGCGCTGTCTGAGCAACATCAAGCTGTGTTTTCATTTGATCCAGTTGTTGTTTGGAAACACCTCCCACTTTGTACAATTCACTATATCTCTCATAATCGCGCCGTAGAGTAGCCAATTGTGTCTCTTGCTGTGAGTAATTGGCTGCATCCATTGTGACCACAGTTTGTCCTTTGGAAACCCTACTGCCAACATCCACATGAATAACCCTGATACGACCACCCATCGCAGGAGTGATATGATTGACAGCTTTTGCTTCAACTGTGGCTGTAAAAGATGAGAGTTGGTCTACAGGCACCAACCTGACCTCTTCCACTATGACGTTTCTTTTAGTGTTCTCTGTTTGTTGTTCACTCTTACCGGATCCTCCGCACGAAGAGAGCATCAGAAGAGCAGCCAACGAGATAAATTTTAGAAAGACTTTTCGTTTCATTTGATTTATATTTAGTTTCAATTTCTTTGATTTTATATTTCGATATTCAAATCCCAATCAATTCATTTATTATCAATACTTTTACCGATTTATCGATATCATCACATCAATAGATTATCAAATCATCACATCAACTTAGATATCATAACCGAGTGTTTTTTCCAAATCAGCTTTGGATGCCAAGTAGTCATAGATAGCATTACGGTATTGCAATTCGGCATTGGTTACCGCAAGGGCAGCCGCATTCAGATCCACGATAGTTCCCGCTCCTGTCTCATACCTTTTCTGTGTGATTTCGTACCCTTTCTTTGCTTGTTGTACAGACGACTCGGCAGCAACAACCTGTTCAATACTTTTATTGATAAGCTCCACACTGTTCTTCACGGATAGTTGCAGGCCCCGTTTCAGGTTATGGCGTTGTTCCTGTAATTGGTACAATTGAATTTCGGACTGTTTGATATTATGATACCGTTGCCCCCCGCTAAAGAGCGGAATGGCAAGCGTCACACCTACCACTGAATAAGGATCCCAACGATATGTGTTGAATTTGAAATCGTTGTTCTGGCTTATATAGGAATAGTTGAAAGAAGAGGTGAGGGTGGGCAGACGCTGCAGTTTTTGCATCTCATACGCGTTTTCCGCCTGCATAGCTTGCAGGTCGAATTGTTTCAGGTCACTATTGCCAATCAGATTGTCATCAGAGGGAACAATGGCTTCAAACATCCATTTTTCATAATCAGAAAGCGATCCCACGATCTCCACCGGCAGCTCAGAGTCAATACCCATCAGCATTTTCAATTGAAGTTCCGCGATTTTCAACATGCTTTCCGACTGCAGGATATTGGGAATAATGCTTTTGAGGCGGACATCGGCGGTAATGACATCGTATTCGGAGACGACACCCTGCTCAAACTTATTTTTGATATTTACTAGGTTCAAAGAGTCGGTCGCATAGGTTTCCCTGAACAAATCGTAGCTGTCTTTTGCCAATAATATACTGTAAAAAGCCTTTTTTACCTGGTGTGTCAGATCGATCTTCGATGATCGCGACTGCTCCACGGCAATTTCCAAATCAACCTTGCTCATCTGGATATTTTTCCATAATGACGGTACAACGAGTGGCAGACTCACATTGACCCCTCCCGTCCACATATTTTTCCGGCCTACCTGGATACCATCGTCAGCGCTATCAGGATCGGGCGCCATTAACTTTCCCAGCACTGCAATATTCCGGGATCCGTTTCTTGCGCGTTCGCAACCGGTAACCTAAACAATCCACAAATCGTCATTACGACGATACCAATTTTTGTAGCTCTCATAAAATATTATTAATTATTTGAATGGGGTAAGTCGGCAATATATTTATCTACGATTTCAATACCTTTATCGGTAGAAATTCCGCGGAGCATATTAACCATTATATTGAAAATCATATCTGTTCGGGATAAAGAAACTCTTACTGAATAAATACCGTAGATTACTATGCAAGTACTTATATCCAACATAAAGACAGTTTCATCAAAATGTAGATTTTTACGGAAATAATTGTCTTCTATTCCTTCTTTCAGTAATCGTTTCAAATAGATATTACTTTTCTCTGCATCCTCTAAAATGTATTGATAAGTTTCCGGATAATATTTGTAGATATCCTCCCAGAATATAGCAACCGGTAACCGGGCGTATTTATAATGATTGATTATTTGTAAACATCCATCAATAATATTCTCCGATTGACTCATGATTTCAATAACTCTATGGTTTCTATCTTCTTGAGAAACAAGGATGCAATTCTTCAAAATGTCTTCTTTATTCTTAAAATTCTTGTAAATAGTCCGTTTAGAGATCCCTAAAGAAGATGCCAAATCGTCCATGGAAATATTTTTAATACCATGAAGGCCAAAAAGGGTTGTCGCTTGTTGAATTATTCTTTCTCTTAACATTGTTTTCTTTATGATTTTGACAATGCAAAGTAATACTACAACTGTGCAGATTGTAGAGAGTGCAATTCCTAAACGGCTATTTTAAGTACTGAAGTACAAAAAAACGATGCCCAACTATACATCCACTTCACTAAAAAAGAGTGGACAGTCCACTCTTTCTTACTATTGCTTTCCTGATAAGGAAAACAAAATACAATATCTGATCCGGTTACAATGAATTTTCCATCAACGAAAAAACGCAATAAGAACCTGGCAAACACCAAGCCCAATCACAATAAAGCTCATATTGGTTTTAAACAGGATAAAATCAACATTTCTTTTATACAATCCGTCAACTGTTTTTTTGTTATTCCATTTCAGGATCTGTTTCTCCATTAATTTGTATCCCAATATTATTCCCATATTTATTTTGGCTATTGAAAAAAGTAGCCCGACAATACCGATAAAAAGATTGTTATCCGTGAATATGTTTTGAATGTAAATAATCAGTTCCCACACTCCAAATATAAGGCAAATGATACTGAAACAGGCTCTGTAACGCAAAATCAAGTCAATCCATTTTGCAGGTAAAACACGGGGAGGGACAGCGAGTATTCCCGATACGATAAGCACAATTCCACTTATTAACATGATGTTTTATTTTTTATTAGAGTTTATATCGAATAAGATTTTAGATGTTTGGTTGTCAATAGCCTTATTCCTTAACCAATATAATGTCTATTCTGTAAAAAATATCAATTAGAAGTACCGCTTAATTATATTTCTAAGTTTACATAGGGTCTGCTGAATAATCGATATTTATGCTGAAAATCAGCAGATTAACCGTCATAATATTTGCATAGCTGCAAGAAATTGAGTATTTTTACTTCATAAACCTTGCATTTTATGATACGATACAAGAGCTCCAGACAGCTTTCAATTTCCGAGTTCAAGATGCCCTTCGAGGCAAAACTGGATGAGAATAACCGGTGGGTTTTTCTTTCAAAAATAGTTCCCTGGGAAGAGTTCGCCCGGCTTTATTACAAGAACTTCAAGAGCAACCGGGGTGCACCCACCAAGGATGCCAGGCTTGTGCTGAGAGTGGTCATCATAAAGCACATCATGAAGACGGATGACCGCGGCGTGATAGAGATGATCCAGGAAAATCCCTACATGCAGTATTTTCTTGGGCTTGAGGCTTTCACTTATGAACAGGTGATGACACCCTCACTGCCGGTATCCATCAGAAAGCGAATCGACCTGGATGTCTTTGAATCATTGACAGATGATTTGATAAGAAAAGGATTAAAGCTGAAAGCCGGGGCAAAACAAGAAGAGGTTGACACGGTTGCGAAGGATGATGGGGTTAATAATGATGACGATCCCGATCCGCATCCCGGGAACAAGGGGAAACTTCAAATGGATGCTACAGTCTGTGATGCGGATATCAAATACCCCACCGACCTGGACCTGTTAAACGAGAGCCGTCAAAAGGCGGAAGAACTGATTGATGAACTGTGTTTGAAGCTGGGAGTCCGGGATAAACCCCGCACCTACAGGAGGGTTGCCCGCAAGGATTTCCTGAATGTGTCGAAAATGAAGAGAAAACCAGCCAACGTGTTAAGAAAAGCGATACGAAAGCAGATCAACTACCTGAAACGGGATGTACGGATTATTAACAATATGTTGGACACCATAAAGGATCAACCGATTCCTTTCGACCGGCGGCAACTGAAATATTTTTTTGTCATCCAGCATCTGCTGGAACAGCAGGAGACAATGTACAAGAAGAAGAGCCATCAAGTAGAAGATCGCATCGTGAACATTCATCAACCGCATGTACGCCCCATCGTCCGCGGCAAAGCCAAGGCAAAGACGGAGTTTGGGGCGAAAATAAATATCAGCCTGTTGGATGGCTATGCCAGGGTGGATCATTTTGACTGGGATGCCTTCAACGAGGGACAGGATCTTCAGGCACAGGTTGAACGCTTTAGGAAGCTGACCGGGAAGTATCCGGAGCTGGTCCAGGTGGACAAGATATATCTCACCCGGGAGAACAGGCGGTTTTTGAAAGAAAAAAGGATCCGCTACACCGGGGAGCCACTGGGACGAAAACCGGTAAAAGAGATCAAGAGCAGACACCAAAAACGTAAAGAGCGACGAGAGGCGGGGGAACGCAACCAGGTTGAAGGGAAGTTTGGTCAGGGCAAGCGTGGATATGGTTTAAATGATATCCGGGCCAGACTGTCCTCGACGTCAAACAGTTGGATAGGGGCTATCATTTTTGTGATGAACCTGATCCGGCACATGAGGGATATTCCCCTGTCTTATTTTGTCTCGTTACTATTGAAGCTGATGAAAGTGAGAAATATAAACATTTATCCACTCGGGCCACAAATGAAATTGTGTGCCTGATTGGGATTTAATAAGCAGACCCTACATAATCTCAATAGCAGGATGATAATGCCAGGGAACAATGAAATGAGGCAGGTCTTCTATATAATAATGTATATGACTATCTACGGGAAATGGCAACTCCTGGAACATCGGTTTCATAACTTCTCCTTTCTTTATTATGCTATTTCAACGAAACATACACTTTATTAGCGACCGTAATGATACAAAAATAAAACTTCAAGACAAAACCTGGATGACTTTTAACATTATCATCCATACATTTTAACAGGGATAAATATCCATTTCTGTTAAAAGATATTCTTACAAAAACATTCTATCTTTGTACTTTGTTTATCTCATTCGGGATATTTACCCATTGCAGGTTATCGCAGGGAAACAACGGATAAAGAGATTGATCATTTGGATATGCACGCAAAAAAGATTAATATTGCCATCGACGGTTTTTCCTCGTGCGGCAAAAGTACAATGGCTAAAGACCTGGCCAGAAAATTGGGTTATACCTATATCGACAGTGGAGCCATGTATCGCGCTGTTGCCCTGTACGCTATCAGGAAAGGGTGGATCACGGAAACAACGATGGACGAAGAAGCCCTTCGCGAACATGTTTCAGAGATAAAGATAACATTTGCTCCTAATGCACAGGGCAGCCAGGATACTTACCTGAACGGAGAAAATGTGGAGGATGATATCCGTACTTTAGAAGTGGCTAACGGTGCCAGCCGGGTAAGCACGCTCGGGTTTGTACGGAAAGAACTGGTTCGCCAGCAGCAGGAGATGGGGAAAGAGAAGGGGGTGGTGATGGATGGCCGCGATATAGGTACGGTTGTTCTTCCGGATGCCGAATTAAAACTCTTCGTCACTGCCCCACCAGAAATACGGGCACAACGCCGTTTTGATGAGATGAAAGCCAAAGGGATCAACCCACCGGCTTATGAAGATATATTGGCGAATGTAAAGGAACGCGACTTGCGTGACACTACGCGGGCCGAGAGTCCGCTACGTAAGGCCGATGATGCAATTGAACTCGACAATACGCACGTAGATATCGAGGGACAACTGCAATGGGCATTGGATATGTTTAACAGAATCACAGTAAAAAATGAACAAAATTGAAATAGACAGGCAGTCCGGTTGCTGTTTCGGGGTGGAGAAAGCTATTATCAGAGCGGAAGAGGAGCTGAAAAAAGGAGGCACCCTCTATTGCCTGGGTGACATCGTACACAACAACATAGAAGTAGAACGTCTGGAAAAGATGGGGTTAATCACCATCAATCATGAGCAGTTCAGGGAATTAAAGAACGTGCGGGTACTGCTTCGCGCACACGGCGAACCGCCCAGCACTTATGAAATAGCCAAACAAAACAATATTGAGTTGATTGATGCTTCTTGTCCCGTAGTACTGGGATTGCAGAAACGGATCAAGAAAAAATACACACATGCGGAAAGCGACGATGCCCAGGTTGTTATTTTCGGTAAAAAGGGACATGCGGAGGTGAACGGACTGCTCGGGCAGACTGATGAATCGGCCATTGTAATCGAGAGCAAAGAGGAGATAGACAAACTGGACTTCACAAAAGACATCAGCCTCTTTTCTCAAACGACCAAATCGCTTGAAGGTTTTCGTGAAGTAGGAGAACTGATCAAATCCCGTATGCAGGGCGACGCTAAATTTGAATTCTACGACACCATCTGCCGTCAGGTATCGAACCGGGTTCCCAATATACAGGAGTTTGCGGAAAATCATGACCTCATCTTCTTTATTGCCGGGGAGAAGAGTTCCAACGGTAAAGTCCTGTTTGCAGAATGTAAGAAAAAGAATCCCAACTCATACCTGATCCATCATCCGGATGAGATAGATCCATCCCTTATAAAAGAGGATATCAGTATAGGTATTTGTGGGGCAACTTCCACGCCTATGTGGCAAATGGAGGCTGTAGCCCAAAACATCGCAAAACTACAACCCCAGATGCAAGTCGAAAAAGCTGCTTTTTAAGCAGCTTTTTTTTGTATGCATCATTAAAAAAATCTATCTTTGCGCTTCGTTATTTAAAAGGATTATTCAAAAAGATCAGGTAAATAACACCCAAATCTTCAAAGATTAACATTTCAATTATGGACTCTAATATAAAAAGTGTAGGTGTCCTCACTTCCGGAGGAGACGCACCCGGCATGAATGCCGCCATTCGTGCGGTAACACGTGCCGGGATCTTCAATAACATGAAAGTGTACGGGATTTACAGGGGATACAGGGGATTGATTTCTGACGAGATTATGGAATTCAAGACCAACAGTGTAAGCAACATCATCCAACAGGGAGGAACCATGCTGAAAACAGCCCGTTCGGCAGATTTTATGACTGAGGAAGGGAGAAGGATCGCATACGAGAACATGCAGAAACACGGCATCGAAGCGTTAGTAGTGATTGGTGGCGACGGTTCTCTGACGGGTGCTGCTATTTTTGCCAATGAGTACAACATACCTGTGGTAGGTCTCCCCGGCACTATTGATAATGACCTGAACGGTACCGACACAACTATCGGATACGACACAGCACTGAACACCATCATGCAGTCGATGGATAAAATACGGGATACAGCCACTTCACATGAGCGTTTGTTCTTCATAGAGGTAATGGGCCGTAACTGTGGCTACCTGGCGCTCAACAGTGCCATTGCTTCAGGAGCCGAAGCAGCTATTATTCCGGAAATAAGTATCGAAAAAGACCAGTTGGCAGAACTCATTGAGCAGGGATTCCGCAAATCAAAAAACAGTAGCATGGTACTTGTCACTGAAAGCGAAGTGACCGGTGGCGCCATGAAGTTGGCAGAAAGGGTAAAAAAGGAATATCCGCAATACGACGTACGTGTGTCCATACTTGGGCACCTGCAGCGTGGCGGCTCACCTACTGCACAGGACCGTATCCTTGCAAGCCGTATGGGGGTTGCAGCCATACAGGCATTAATGGAATATCAGCGTAACGTGATGATTGGCATCCGGGAAAACGAGATCGTATATGTTCCATTCAAAAGAGCAATCAAGAAAGACAGGGAGATTAGCCGGGAAATGTTGGAGGTATTACGTATCTCCTCTATCTGATAATTACTATTTTCTTTCTGTCCTACAAAAATAAATATGCGTTTTTTATTCTTTTTTATGATTGAAAGACGTACATTTGCAGTCAAACTCTGAAATATCATAAGATTATAATAATATGAAGATTACACACATCGAGCACATTGGGATAGCCGTAAAAAGTATTGAAGAGCAACTCCCTTATTATGAAGGGATTTTAGGACTAAAATGCTATAACATTGAGACAGTAGAAGATCAAAAAGTTAAAACTGCATTTTTCATGGTGGGACAAACCAAAATCGAATTGCTGGAACCAACCGATGAGGAAAGCACTATTGCCAAATTTATTGAAAAGAGGGGTGAAGGAATACATCATATAGCCTATGCCACTGAAAATGTAAATGAAGCTTTAAAAGAGATGGAAGATAAAGGAGTACGGTTGATAGACAAGGAAGCACGTGGAGGTGCTGAAGGGTTGCGTATCGCTTTCTTACATCCCAAATCTACCGGTGGCGTCCTCACCGAACTATGCGAACATCCCGAATAATCCGGAGAAACTTCTTTTCCAACACTATCATCTAGAAAAATTCTTACACCAAACAATATAGTAAAGCAACAGGTCTCAAAAGATATTAGTCATTTGTTCTCAACAACAAAGAGCTGTTGACTATGAACTGAAACAAAAAACAAACTTGTTTGAATTTTAGTGAAGCAAAAGCCGTTGCAAAAACCTATTTCGTTTTAAATAAACATTTTTATATGAGCAACCAACTCGAAAAAGTCAAAGAGCTTATCCAACTACGTGAAAAAGCTCGTTTAGGGGGTGGCGAAAAAAGAATCGAAGCGCAACACCTCAAAGGAAAGTACACCGCGCGTGAAAGACTCGACATGCTTCTGGATGAAGGAAGTTTTGAGGAATTCGACATGTTTGTGGAACATCGTTGCCACAACTTCGGAATGGAAAAAACTAAATTCCTGGGAGACGGGGTGGTAACAGGTTATGGAACCATTTACGGACGTCTGGTGTATGTTTTCGCACAGGATTTCACCGTATCCGGAGGATCCCTGTCAGAGATGCATGCACAAAAGATTTGTAAAGTAATGGACCAGGCACTGAAAATGGGCGCTCCTCTTATCGGTATTAACGACTCAGGAGGTGCCCGCATCCAGGAAGGTATCAATGCGTTGGGAGGTTATGCCGAGATATTCCAACGTAACATCCTCGCCTCGGGTGTGATCCCCCAGATTTCAGGGATCTTCGGGCCTTGTGCCGGAGGTGCAGTTTACTCCCCTGCCCTTACCGACTTTATCATCATGACCCAGGGAACTTCTTATATGTTCCTCACCGGGCCGAAAGTAGTAAAAACCGTAACGGGTGAAGATGTGACTCAAGAACAACTGGGAGGTGCTTCAGTTCATTCTTCCAAATCAGGAGTTTCCCAATTCCAGGTACAAACCGAAGAGGACGGGTTGAAACTGATCCGTCAACTGCTCAGCTTTATTCCGCAGAACAATCTGGAAGAAGCACCTTTGCAGCCTAATGATGATCCAATCGACAGGCTGGATGACGCACTCAACGATATTATCCCCGACAGTCCCAACAAACCATATGATATGTATGAGGTGATTGGTGCTATCATTGATAAGGGAGAATTCCTGGAAGTACATGCCGATTATGCAAAAAATATCATTGTAGGTTTTGCCCGTTTCAACGGTCAATCGGTCGGGATTGTAGCCAACCAGCCTAAATTCCTTGCCGGTGTGCTCGATATCAATGCTTCGCGTAAAGCAGCCCGTTTTGTCCGCTTCTGCGATGCTTTCAATATACCTATCGTCTCATTGGTAGATGTACCCGGTTTCCTTCCCGGAACAGGACAGGAATATGGTGGAGTAATCACCCACGGCGCTAAATTGCTCTACGCTTATGGC
This window of the Proteiniphilum saccharofermentans genome carries:
- a CDS encoding PG0541 family transporter-associated protein, with translation MKAVLIIFDQAHYSQIERDLSKLNIRGFSSWKEVYGRGSNTGEPHYGSHAWPSVNNAIITIVENDRVAFLLKYLKELDNEYNNLGLRAFVLNVEDMV
- a CDS encoding transposase, which gives rise to MFKKSDENPQLGIFSSPTEYFRDSKKKEYLKNDSWHNRFRNHVVMRVDESIFRPLYSNGTGAPNASIRILVGMMILKEGQGWSDAQLFENCAYNLLVRSALGLMSLEDAEPVSSTYYLFRRHLVDYAREHGEDLFKKCQGQITRDQLLEFEVSGKQVRMDSKLVGSNIAWYSRYELIHETLRLFINEREEHIFNKSLSKEMFSLIESIQGETGNKVVYRSTKAEVDARFVELGKLMYRFIGLFKKHDYGHYQTLKAVFEQQYSVGRDKTVVPLEKEKVSAKSIQSPHDTDCHYRDKDGNKVKGYSVNVTETCDQPGDDKDTALNLITDTEVTVASAPDNGFLEQALDRTQEIISDKIEKVYADGAYHSADNQEYCQSDKNGIELILTGMQGPAPRYDIRLDEQNEINLIVTDNKTGTTIQAQRVKLRKDKTQRKWRIKTEEGKYRYFDEDNLRAAALRKKLDDIPIDEKNIRNNVEASIFQLGYHYPNDKSRYRSLAKHKLWAYSRSLWINFVRIVNYMTRISQRALFWQKLPQYIINLCFNMYIIVNILSINKNNHICPVKLHFSAI
- a CDS encoding efflux RND transporter periplasmic adaptor subunit, yielding MKRKVFLKFISLAALLMLSSCGGSGKSEQQTENTKRNVIVEEVRLVPVDQLSSFTATVEAKAVNHITPAMGGRIRVIHVDVGSRVSKGQTVVTMDAANYSQQETQLATLRRDYERYSELYKVGGVSKQQLDQMKTQLDVAQTALNTTGENTGLISPISGIVTARNYDPGDVVAGMPILTIENINPVKIVINVSESYYSKVSPGMPATIVVDALEGETFEGKISLIHPTINPTSRTFPVEIEVNNTDQRLRPGMFSRVTLNFGTNERPLVTDLAVLKQSGSNDRYVFLEKDGKAVYTKVELGTRIGDKYEIVSGLHVGDRVIVQGNSGLIEGAEVEVID
- a CDS encoding TolC family protein translates to MLGKLMAPDPDSADDGIQVGRKNMWTGGVNVSLPLVVPSLWKNIQMSKVDLEIAVEQSRSSKIDLTHQVKKAFYSILLAKDSYDLFRETYATDSLNLVNIKNKFEQGVVSEYDVITADVRLKSIIPNILQSESMLKIAELQLKMLMGIDSELPVEIVGSLSDYEKWMFEAIVPSDDNLIGNSDLKQFDLQAMQAENAYEMQKLQRLPTLTSSFNYSYISQNNDFKFNTYRWDPYSVVGVTLAIPLFSGGQRYHNIKQSEIQLYQLQEQRHNLKRGLQLSVKNSVELINKSIEQVVAAESSVQQAKKGYEITQKRYETGAGTIVDLNAAALAVTNAELQYRNAIYDYLASKADLEKTLGYDI
- a CDS encoding TetR/AcrR family transcriptional regulator; amino-acid sequence: MLRERIIQQATTLFGLHGIKNISMDDLASSLGISKRTIYKNFKNKEDILKNCILVSQEDRNHRVIEIMSQSENIIDGCLQIINHYKYARLPVAIFWEDIYKYYPETYQYILEDAEKSNIYLKRLLKEGIEDNYFRKNLHFDETVFMLDISTCIVIYGIYSVRVSLSRTDMIFNIMVNMLRGISTDKGIEIVDKYIADLPHSNN
- a CDS encoding IS5 family transposase codes for the protein MIRYKSSRQLSISEFKMPFEAKLDENNRWVFLSKIVPWEEFARLYYKNFKSNRGAPTKDARLVLRVVIIKHIMKTDDRGVIEMIQENPYMQYFLGLEAFTYEQVMTPSLPVSIRKRIDLDVFESLTDDLIRKGLKLKAGAKQEEVDTVAKDDGVNNDDDPDPHPGNKGKLQMDATVCDADIKYPTDLDLLNESRQKAEELIDELCLKLGVRDKPRTYRRVARKDFLNVSKMKRKPANVLRKAIRKQINYLKRDVRIINNMLDTIKDQPIPFDRRQLKYFFVIQHLLEQQETMYKKKSHQVEDRIVNIHQPHVRPIVRGKAKAKTEFGAKINISLLDGYARVDHFDWDAFNEGQDLQAQVERFRKLTGKYPELVQVDKIYLTRENRRFLKEKRIRYTGEPLGRKPVKEIKSRHQKRKERREAGERNQVEGKFGQGKRGYGLNDIRARLSSTSNSWIGAIIFVMNLIRHMRDIPLSYFVSLLLKLMKVRNINIYPLGPQMKLCA
- the cmk gene encoding (d)CMP kinase, whose translation is MHAKKINIAIDGFSSCGKSTMAKDLARKLGYTYIDSGAMYRAVALYAIRKGWITETTMDEEALREHVSEIKITFAPNAQGSQDTYLNGENVEDDIRTLEVANGASRVSTLGFVRKELVRQQQEMGKEKGVVMDGRDIGTVVLPDAELKLFVTAPPEIRAQRRFDEMKAKGINPPAYEDILANVKERDLRDTTRAESPLRKADDAIELDNTHVDIEGQLQWALDMFNRITVKNEQN
- a CDS encoding 4-hydroxy-3-methylbut-2-enyl diphosphate reductase, which translates into the protein MNKIEIDRQSGCCFGVEKAIIRAEEELKKGGTLYCLGDIVHNNIEVERLEKMGLITINHEQFRELKNVRVLLRAHGEPPSTYEIAKQNNIELIDASCPVVLGLQKRIKKKYTHAESDDAQVVIFGKKGHAEVNGLLGQTDESAIVIESKEEIDKLDFTKDISLFSQTTKSLEGFREVGELIKSRMQGDAKFEFYDTICRQVSNRVPNIQEFAENHDLIFFIAGEKSSNGKVLFAECKKKNPNSYLIHHPDEIDPSLIKEDISIGICGATSTPMWQMEAVAQNIAKLQPQMQVEKAAF